TGTTTTTTCTTCTGTTTTTGAAGTATATATAGGAGGAGAAAATATTGGAAACTATAAACAGAAAAAAGCAATTTTAGGAGCAGAAAATCCTTTTGGACCAAATTTTGATGCATCTGTTGCATACGCGCCAATTTTTGGACAAATGTATTATGCGGGATTACGATTTAAAATCAAATAAATAATAACAATTTCAAGAATCAATTTTAATAACAATAAATAATAATTAAGATGAATAAATTACTTTTAATAGCAATGATTACATTTTTTGGATTTTCAGCGCAAGCTCAAACTAAAAAAAATAAAAACTTAAAATATACTACAGAAGTAAATGGTAACTGCGAGCAGTGTAAAAAACGAATTGAGAAAGCTGCTTATGGTGTTCCTGGAGTAAAAACGGCTAGCTGGGACATTAGTTCTCATCAATTGTCAGTTATTTTGAACGAAGAGAAATCTTCTCCTTTAGATTTAAATAAGGCAGTTGCAAAAGCAGGTCATGATACTAAAGAGGTTAAAGCAACAACGGAAGATTATGATAATCTTCATAGCTGCTGCAAGTATGTGAGAGAATAATTATAACGAAAAGCCCAAATGAATGTTTGGGCTTTTTTTAATAGTTAATTTATGTTTAAAATACTGCATTTTATTGCGGTTAAGCTAAA
This portion of the Flavobacterium panacagri genome encodes:
- a CDS encoding heavy-metal-associated domain-containing protein is translated as MNKLLLIAMITFFGFSAQAQTKKNKNLKYTTEVNGNCEQCKKRIEKAAYGVPGVKTASWDISSHQLSVILNEEKSSPLDLNKAVAKAGHDTKEVKATTEDYDNLHSCCKYVRE